Proteins encoded within one genomic window of Humulus lupulus chromosome 1, drHumLupu1.1, whole genome shotgun sequence:
- the LOC133815338 gene encoding uncharacterized mitochondrial protein AtMg00810-like, protein MNNEMTALRSQGTWVLVPPPSDAKIVGYDIIITGSSSTAITALMTYLHGQFAVKDLGDLHYFLGLEVHRSSAGLHLSQTKYFRDVLSKSGLLDSKPMSTPLALGSLSLHDGGPLPCSTEYRSLVGALQYCTLTRPDLAFTVNKLCQFIHSPTDAHMQAVKHVLRYLKGTSHLGLLIQPNSDHVLYTFTDTDWASCPDD, encoded by the exons ATGAACAATGAAATGACTGCTTTGCGGTCACAAGGCACCTGGGTACTTGTTCCCCCTCCTTCGGATGCTAAAATAGTGGGCT acgatatcaTTATCACAGGTTCATCTTCCACCGCCATTACTGCGTTAATGACTTATCTTCATGGTCAATTTGCTGTCAAAGATCTCGGGGATTTACATTACTTTCTGGGATTGGAAGTTCATCGCTCCTCTGCTGGGTTACACTTAAGCCAAACCAAATATTTCAGAGATGTGTTATCTAAATCTGGGTTGTTGGATTCCAAACCGATGTCAACTCCTCTTGCTTTGGGCTCTCTTTCTTTACATGATGGCGGCCCCTTACCGTGCTCTACTGAATATCGGAGTCTAGTTGGCGCTCTTCAATATTGTACCCTTACACGACCTGACCTTGCCTTCACAGTTAACAAACTGTGTCAATTTATCCACTCCCCCACTGATGCTCATATGCAGGCTGTCAAACATGTTCTTCGTTATTTGAAGGGTACAAGTCACCTTGGTTTGCTGATACAACCAAACTCGGATCATGTTCTTTACACCTTCACTGATACAGATTGGGCCTCGTGCCCCGACGATTGA
- the LOC133815350 gene encoding uncharacterized protein LOC133815350: MASQISIAHSVSQPPTTNVPPDPVVPSTPTPSPLTPIQHSTPSSPLPTIPSVNQPISVKLDEHNFVVWQTRMLNIIITNVLEDFINGSRSCPVINGTEPTAPLTQDFQTWQRYNRLVMSWIYASTSEFMLGQIVGYTTAFDTWHALEQIYAAASFSRLSELRTLLQHMKKDGLTTFTYIQKFRGLCNTLAAAGEPVSYTNQLLYFLEGLGRDYNAYVTPIQARADKPTMEEAYSLLLNYDALLNRQNSIDTLSSLQANFANFSPHRSKYKPTLLNQHLVPPLQIPIDPLHFPLIRLDHPLLGPLPSPLIIPHPDLQIKIAPSAKYVSKWAILQMFATIDKT; the protein is encoded by the coding sequence ATGGCCTCTCAAATCAGCATAGCTCATTCTGTCTCCCAACCACCAACCACAAATGTACCACCTGACCCCGTTGTCCCCTCCACACCCACGCCTTCTCCCTTAACCCCGATCCAACACTCCACTCCTTCTTCCCCTTTACCAACAATTCCTTCAGTAAACCAACCCATTTCAGTAAAATTAGATGAACACAACTTTGTGGTTTGGCAAACCCGGatgctcaatattattattaCGAATGTTCTGGAGGATTTCATCAATGGCTCCCGTTCATGTCCGGTCATCAACGGCACTGAACCGACTGCTCCACTTACTCAAGATTTTCAGACTTGGCAGAGATACAATCGTTTGGTTATGAGCTGGATTTATGCTTCTACTAGTGAATTCATGTTGGGTCAGATTGTGGGTTATACCACAGCATTCGATACTTGGCATGCCTTGGAGCAAATCTATGCAGCTGCTTCATTCTCTCGCCTTTCGGAACTTCGTACTCTGCTGCAACATATGAAGAAGGATGGACTCACGACCTTTACATATATCCAGAAATTTCGGGGTCTTTGCAATACCCTTGCTGCCGCTGGAGAACCCGTTTCCTACACCAATCAGCTGCTCTATTTCTTGGAAGGTTTGGGTCGTGACTACAATGCTTATGTTACACCCATTCAGGCACGAGCTGACAAACCCACCATGGAGGAGGCCTATAGCTTGCTTCTCAACTACGATGCTCTGCTCAATCGTCAAAACTCCATTGATACACTTAGCTCCCTTCAAGCTAACTTTGCTAATTTTTCTCCTCACCGATCTAAATACAAACCCACTCTTCTAAACCAACATCTGGTTCCTCCTCTCCAAATCCCCATCGACCCCCTCCATTTTCCTCTCATCCGCCTAGATCATCCCCTGCTTGGACCTCTACCCAGTCCCCTCATCATTCCTCATCCCGATCTCCAAATCAAAATCGCCCCAAGTGCCAAATATGTTTCAAAGTGGGCCATACTGCAAATGTTTGCTACCATCGACAAAACATGA
- the LOC133815355 gene encoding protein FAR1-RELATED SEQUENCE 5-like — protein sequence MDEVGSLQETSNWENILQSLGIEKLANDIETEDVQGKVLESLEEWEDSYYTYSLWVGFSVRKADLRKKNGNITMRKWVCSKEGFRKHMEIDKVDGRKRKTSITRTGCQASFRVVMMGDEGPWICKKFQPLHNHDKATLDELQFLISNRSVSETLVAQVRSMNQVGIRTSHIISHLAMQSSGYERMPCQLRDVYNKVAHVKRKEKICTDSDGALGYLDCLSKRDPNFFIQYQCDVDNRLGNLFWADGYSQRDFVAFGEVIGFDTTYMTNKYNKPLTIILGVNYHFKTCIFGIALLNSEDEQTYFWLLDKFIECHNHVTPKVVVTDGDGAIKNAVLKYFPNATHQLCAWHLCTNALKISKDPRFLQGFQDVMYNYYTIEEFMQKWGELIHSFDLHSSQWCTNTYHSRRSWAETYLRGKFVAGMRTNQRCESMNSSIKKLLHASYSLREFVTSIGVAMTKLRHVEREDNYNSRHSSPPIPGPKNALKTYHE from the coding sequence ATGGACGAGGTAGGAAGTTTGCAAGAAACATCAAATTGGGAAAATATACTACAATCTTTGGGGATTGAGAAACTCGCAAATGATATTGAGACGGAGGATGTCCAGGGAAAGGTCTTGGAGTCCCTTGAAGAGTGGGAGGATTCTTATTACACATACTCTTTGTGGGTAGGCTTCAGTGTCCGCAAAGCAGATCTACGGAAAAAAAATGGGAACATCACCATGAGAAAATGGGTATGTTCAAAAGAAGGTTTCCGTAAACACATGGAAATTGACAAGGTCGATGGGAGAAAACGAAAAACATCTATTACTAGGACTGGTTGCCAAGCTAGTTTTCGAGTCGTAATGATGGGCGATGAGGGTCCGTGGATTTGCAAGAAATTCCAACCTCTGCACAACCATGACAAGGCAACATTAGATGAGTTGCAATTTCTGATATCAAATCGTTCCGTGTCAGAAACCCTAGTTGCTCAAGTGAGGTCAATGAACCAAGTTgggataagaacttcacacatcaTCTCCCACTTGGCAATGCAGTCTAGTGGGTACGAAAGGATGCCTTGCCAGCTACGAGACGTTTACAACAAGGTCGCCCATgtcaaaagaaaagagaaaatatgTACAGATTCAGATGGTGCTTTGGGATATTTGGATTGTCTGTCAAAGAGGGATCCAAATTTCTTCATTCAATATCAATGTGACGTGGACAACAGATTGGGGAACCTATTCTGGGCGGACGGATATTCTCAACGTGATTTCGTCGCATTCGGTGAGGTTATTGGATTTGACACAACATATATgacaaacaaatataataaaccCCTGACAATTATTTTGGGCGTCAATTATCATTTCAAGACCTGCATATTTGGAATAGCACTGCTTAACTCCGAGGATGAGCAAACTTACTTTTGGTTGCTTGACAAATTTATTGAATGCCACAATCATGTAACACCAAAGGTTGTGGTGACAGATGGAGATGGAGCTATCAAAAATGCTGTCTTGAAGTACTTCCCAAATGCAACTCATCAGTTGTGTGCGTGGCACCTGTGTACCAACGCTTTAAAAATTTCAAAAGACCCCCGATTCTTACAAGGATTTCAAGATGTCATGTACAACTATTACACAATAGAGGAATTCATGCAAAAATGGGGGGAATTAATACACAGTTTTGACCTCCATTCTAGCCAATGGTGCACCAACACTTATCACAGTCGTCGCTCATGGGCAGAGACATACCTAAGAGGGAAATTTGTCGCCGGAATGCGGACCAACCAAAGATGTGAGTCCATGAATTCAAGTATTAAAAAACTCCTACATGCAAGTTATAGTCTCCGTGAATTCGTTACCTCGATTGGCGTTGCTATGACAAAGTTGAGGCATGTCGAGAGAGAAGATAATTACAATAGTCGACACAGTAGTCCTCCAATACCaggtcccaaaaatgctcttaagaCGTACCATGAGTAG